A stretch of the Chroococcidiopsis sp. SAG 2025 genome encodes the following:
- a CDS encoding Rpn family recombination-promoting nuclease/putative transposase → MSFDNICKYLAASYPEPFVRWLLASNATDIQLLPSELSRDPIRADAVIRLQSTNSILHLEFQTLPTSTPPLPLRMLDYWVRLYRQYECPIEQVVIFLQETTNNAAYTNQLSVGNTQHRYRVVRLWEQDAAPLLTNPALLPLAVLARTDSSAALLEQVATQVDMIEEPQQQRNISACVEVLASLRFEPDLIRQYLREELMRESPIYQEIIREGVQRGKQDTVIRLLTRRIGIVPTQLQAQVQSLSIEQLDRLSEALFDFASAADLTAWLQQELMR, encoded by the coding sequence TTGAGTTTTGACAATATCTGCAAGTACCTAGCTGCCTCGTATCCAGAGCCTTTTGTCCGCTGGCTCCTTGCCTCTAATGCCACCGACATTCAACTCCTGCCAAGCGAGCTTTCCCGCGACCCCATTCGCGCCGATGCGGTCATCCGACTGCAATCTACCAACTCTATCTTGCACTTGGAATTTCAAACCCTGCCGACATCCACTCCCCCTTTACCCTTGCGAATGCTTGATTACTGGGTGAGGCTATACCGACAGTATGAATGCCCCATCGAGCAGGTTGTCATCTTCTTGCAGGAGACAACGAATAATGCTGCCTATACTAACCAGTTAAGCGTGGGCAATACCCAGCACCGTTATCGGGTAGTGCGCCTGTGGGAGCAAGACGCTGCTCCATTACTGACCAATCCGGCTCTCCTACCTTTAGCAGTGCTGGCTCGGACGGACTCAAGCGCCGCCTTGTTAGAGCAAGTTGCGACGCAGGTAGATATGATTGAAGAACCCCAGCAACAGCGCAATATCTCCGCTTGCGTAGAGGTGTTGGCTTCTTTGAGGTTCGAGCCGGATTTAATTCGACAATATCTGCGAGAAGAACTTATGCGAGAATCTCCCATATACCAAGAAATTATTCGAGAAGGCGTGCAACGAGGAAAGCAGGACACTGTAATTCGTCTACTCACGCGCCGGATTGGAATTGTCCCCACCCAGTTGCAAGCGCAGGTTCAAAGCCTGTCTATCGAGCAATTAGATCGATTGAGTGAGGCACTGTTTGACTTTGCTAGTGCTGCCGACTTAACAGCATGGTTGCAGCAAGAGCTGATGAGATAA